CACTCGCCGAACAGGCGGGCGCGGACGTCGTGTTCGCCCCCTCCGTGGACGTGGTCTACCCGGGCGGCGAACCCCAGGTGCGGATCACCGCGGGCCCGATGGGGGAGCGGCTGGAAGGGGCCACGCGTCCCGGGCACTTCGACGGCGTGCTCACGGTCGTCGGCAAGCTCCTCCACCTCACCCGGCCCGACGTGGCCTTCTTCGGGCAGAAGGACGCCCAGCAGCTCGCGATGATCCGCCGGATGGTCCGCGACCTGAACTTCGGCGTGGAGATCGTCGGCGTCCCGACCGTGCGCGAGGCCGACGGCCTGGCCCGGTCCAGCCGCAACCGCTACCTCTCCCCGGAGGAACGGCGTACGGCGCTCGCCCTCTCCCAGGCCCTGTTCGCCGGCAGCGACCGGCACGCCGCCCAGGAGGCGCTGCGCGCGCGGGCCCGCGAGGTACCCGCCACGCACGCGCGTGCCCAGGCCCTCAGCGCGCTCGGCGAATCCCGCGCCGCCGCCGACGCGCACGCCGTCGCCAAGGTCCCCGGAGGCGCTCCCGCCGCCGTCCGGGCCGCCGCCCGCCTCCTCCTGGACGACGCGGCCCGCCTCCACCCCCCGCTGGTCCTCGACTACCTCGCGCTCGTCGACCCCGCCGACTTCACCGAGATCCCGGACGACTTCACGGGCGAAGCCGTCCTCGCCGTCGCAGCCAAGGTCGGGACGACCCGGCTGATCGACAACATCCCTCTCATTTTCGGAACCCCCGGAGCCGCCTTGTGAGCACCACAGGCCCCACCACCAGCACCTCCACCGGCATACGGCTGCACGCCCCCGCCCCCGGCTGGGCCCTGTCCGCCGACGTCGTGGTCGTCGGCTCCGGTGTCGCCGGACTCACCGCGGCCTTGCGCTGCGACGCGGCCGGCCTGAAGACGGTCGTCGTCACCAAGGCCCGCCTCGACGACGGCTCCACCCGCTGGGCCCAGGGCGGCATCGCGGCGGCCCTGGGCGAGGGCGACACCCCCGAACAGCACCTGGACGACACCCTGGTGGCCGGCGCGGGCCTGTGCGACGAGGAGGCCGTCCGGATCCTCGTCACGGAGGGACCGGACGCCGTACGGCGGCTCATCGAGACCGGCGCCCACTTCGACGAGTCCTCCGAAGGCGGACTGGAACTGACCCGCGAGGGCGGCCACCACCGCCGCCGGATAGCGCACGCGGGCGGCGACGCGACCGGCGCGGAGATCTCCCGCGCGCTCGTCGAGGCCGTCCGCGCGCGGGGCCTGCGCACGGTCGAGAACGCGCTCGTCCTGGACCTCCTGACGGACGCCGACGGCAGTACGGCGGGCGTAACCCTGCATGTCATGGGAGAGGGCCAGCACGACGGCGTGGGAGCCGTCCACGCGCCCGCCGTGGTCCTCGCCACCGGCGGCATGGGCCAGGTCTTCTCCGCGACCACCAACCCGTCCGTGTCGACCGGCGACGGCGTCGCCCTCGCCCTGCGCGCGGGCGCCGAGGTCAGCGACCTGGAGTTCGTCCAGTTCCACCCCACGGTGCTCTTCCTGGGGGCCGACGCCGAGGGCCAGCAGCCGCTCGTCTCCGAGGCGGTACGCGGCGAGGGCGCCCACCTCGTCGACGCCGACGGAGTGCGGTTCATGACCGGCCAGCACGAACTCGGCGAACTCGCGCCCCGGGACATCGTCGCCAAGGGCATCATGCGCCGCATGCAGGAACAGGGCGCCGAGCACATGTTCCTGGACGCCCGGCACTTCGGCGCCCACATGTGGGAGCACCGCTTCCCGACGATCCTCGCCTCCTGCCGCGCCCACGGCATCGACCCGGTCACCGAGCCCGTCCCGGTCGCCCCGGCCGCCCACTACGCCTCCGGCGGCGTCCGCACCGACTCCCGGGGCCGCACGACCGTCCCCGGCCTGTACGCGTGCGGAGAGGTCGCCTGCACCGGCGTCCACGGCGCCAACCGGCTCGCCTCCAACTCCCTCCTCGAAGGCCTGGTGTACGCCGAGCGCATCGTCGCCGACATCACCGCGGCCCACGCCGGAAACGGCCTCCACGCGCGCGTGCCCGCACCCGTCCCGCACCCCGAGAAGCCCGCGCACCCGCTGCTCGCCCCCGAGGCCCGCTTCGCGATCCAGCGCATCATGACCGAGGG
The DNA window shown above is from Streptomyces sp. NBC_01451 and carries:
- the panC gene encoding pantoate--beta-alanine ligase; translated protein: MSSRFWGLVSDTDGLADAHAHIGVPGHNAVVMTMGALHEGHAALIRAARAHVGPKGFVTVTVFVNPLQFGKGEDLDRYPRTLDADVALAEQAGADVVFAPSVDVVYPGGEPQVRITAGPMGERLEGATRPGHFDGVLTVVGKLLHLTRPDVAFFGQKDAQQLAMIRRMVRDLNFGVEIVGVPTVREADGLARSSRNRYLSPEERRTALALSQALFAGSDRHAAQEALRARAREVPATHARAQALSALGESRAAADAHAVAKVPGGAPAAVRAAARLLLDDAARLHPPLVLDYLALVDPADFTEIPDDFTGEAVLAVAAKVGTTRLIDNIPLIFGTPGAAL
- a CDS encoding L-aspartate oxidase; this encodes MSTTGPTTSTSTGIRLHAPAPGWALSADVVVVGSGVAGLTAALRCDAAGLKTVVVTKARLDDGSTRWAQGGIAAALGEGDTPEQHLDDTLVAGAGLCDEEAVRILVTEGPDAVRRLIETGAHFDESSEGGLELTREGGHHRRRIAHAGGDATGAEISRALVEAVRARGLRTVENALVLDLLTDADGSTAGVTLHVMGEGQHDGVGAVHAPAVVLATGGMGQVFSATTNPSVSTGDGVALALRAGAEVSDLEFVQFHPTVLFLGADAEGQQPLVSEAVRGEGAHLVDADGVRFMTGQHELGELAPRDIVAKGIMRRMQEQGAEHMFLDARHFGAHMWEHRFPTILASCRAHGIDPVTEPVPVAPAAHYASGGVRTDSRGRTTVPGLYACGEVACTGVHGANRLASNSLLEGLVYAERIVADITAAHAGNGLHARVPAPVPHPEKPAHPLLAPEARFAIQRIMTEGAGVLRSAASLDTAAAALQQLHVDARDALDENGKTAEPGVDTWEATNLLCVARVLVTAARLREETRGCHWREDHAERDDTAWHRHIVVRLNPDRTLAVHTTDTADFPPTRHHQPEHRPQEQ